Proteins from a genomic interval of Rubrobacter calidifluminis:
- a CDS encoding LysR family transcriptional regulator produces MELRHLQYFVAVAEEMSISRAAQRLHMAQPPLSNQIKQLESELGVLLFERTSRGVRLTEAGEMLLEEARRFFIQLDQAVRVVQRVGHGEVGRLALGFVPSASNEILPEILHSFRELYPGVELFLSEMKPDQIVQQLHEGKIDAGFLYLPLEDPSLRIECVSREPLVLALPERHPLAPEPEVDLREVAHEPFILPMRYRLMPGLYGQVTEACHRAGFVPNAVQKDVWLMQTIVGLVAGGLGVALVPASVQNLSRKGVLYKRVSGLSPSVELGFVWPPARSSPVLEAFLTVVRENSHDPVGAQPHLE; encoded by the coding sequence ATGGAGCTCAGGCACCTGCAGTACTTCGTGGCGGTGGCGGAGGAGATGAGCATCAGCCGGGCGGCGCAGCGGCTACACATGGCGCAGCCCCCGCTGAGCAACCAGATCAAGCAGCTGGAGAGCGAGCTCGGGGTGTTGCTCTTCGAGCGGACGAGCCGGGGGGTGCGGCTGACGGAGGCCGGGGAGATGCTCCTGGAGGAGGCCCGGAGGTTCTTCATCCAGCTGGACCAGGCGGTGCGGGTGGTCCAGCGGGTGGGGCACGGGGAGGTCGGGCGGCTCGCTCTGGGGTTCGTCCCCTCGGCGTCCAACGAGATCCTGCCGGAGATCCTGCACAGCTTCAGGGAGCTCTACCCGGGCGTGGAGCTCTTCCTGAGCGAGATGAAGCCGGACCAGATAGTCCAGCAGCTGCACGAGGGCAAGATAGACGCGGGCTTCCTGTACCTGCCGCTGGAGGATCCCTCGCTCAGGATAGAGTGTGTCTCGCGCGAGCCGCTGGTCCTCGCGCTCCCGGAGCGGCACCCCCTCGCACCGGAGCCCGAGGTCGACCTGCGGGAGGTCGCGCACGAGCCCTTCATCCTCCCGATGCGCTACCGGCTAATGCCCGGCCTCTACGGGCAGGTCACCGAAGCCTGCCACAGGGCCGGCTTCGTCCCCAACGCCGTCCAGAAGGACGTCTGGCTCATGCAGACGATCGTCGGGCTGGTCGCCGGTGGCCTGGGTGTGGCGCTCGTGCCGGCCTCCGTGCAGAATCTGAGCCGCAAGGGCGTACTCTACAAGAGGGTCTCCGGGCTCTCCCCGAGCGTGGAGCTCGGCTTCGTCTGGCCCCCCGCCAGGTCGAGCCCGGTCCTTGAAGCATTCCTTACGGTCGTGCGCGAGAATTCACACGATCCCGTCGGGGCTCAACCGCACTTGGAGTAG